In Calothrix sp. PCC 7507, one DNA window encodes the following:
- a CDS encoding GAF domain-containing protein has protein sequence MGQPQQPIAAEQQILSLGRVLQKLREEDNVDVLIATTISYLQEQFDYKLIWIALYDRLNHLLLGKGGLTPGSDTSFLQQKLVLNSGDLLEQVVIEQRPLGVADLRVEHRAQEWQELALKCQIQGTIILPIRHQDRCLGLVLLGSERWGYLLTGEARARLLIVMGELGALLYHNEINCQQQQTKHSEEPLLKLLENLGSLNNLDKRLEAAVAATHQFVSPTRTAIYWFERQGRYFWCRMSNQLVNMGRESQPQQSVVGITVQDLSEFYYALAVNQIVWIGESRSSLNSHVTGKLLQRLRVRSLLAAPIIWQKDLLGFLAVEGYKPRIWTDTDKNFVQGAAGLISLVAPNDSMESTIKQITEDAELTNQIAQAIYSEQDLHETLYICAKKVLVRLAATRFLLLHYNPDQNHYQIFYQSQPQNRRPLTFALNALTEIDKQLLQRATTTVEIDDLDADLRFFHWRPLFLGNGVRSFLVCNCVQGRSPATLLVITHETHHSWTTLEKQLLWAVSQQIGVIMRQWQMQCTSEEQERIFRASQQCLNILTPAQKEKTETGEVYLERAALKEIASILSCSLALLLTWSPGQHQVEIIPGVIGNSRFGITMDVSISIQTEVLIQWALSQDSYLTLNADDLPLETRRWLNGTGIGQVFVMALHTATADEPTGVVLMAADHGCYWSQPSLSAAETLIRQLALYRRQKQITQLLDSTTQELQQLNWYKHRRLEEIQRMATLLIGQINDLGIPNSELTKTRHQLLLRQLDHTTASIDGLIKLEQWQLHMNWETMPISSLLKRSLERIENLLKQQKLWVGVHGLGQGADDQESPKSAAYLKDAPTLGYQTSMAIAGDMMKIELVLHELLVAACQRSHSGGRIDIWCRRLDERTLDLSITDNGIIEPQLLAELHQDTPKDLLAPSTLDQPPGLHLHICQNLMQQMRGELHFYQLPDNRVVSRLLLLLAT, from the coding sequence ATGGGGCAGCCACAACAACCTATAGCCGCCGAACAACAAATCCTATCCTTGGGGCGTGTCCTCCAGAAACTCAGAGAAGAGGATAATGTTGACGTTCTGATTGCAACTACTATTTCTTATCTCCAAGAGCAGTTCGACTACAAACTGATTTGGATTGCACTTTACGATCGCCTGAATCATTTATTACTTGGCAAAGGAGGCCTGACACCTGGTAGTGACACCAGTTTTTTGCAACAAAAATTGGTTCTCAATTCTGGGGATTTATTAGAGCAAGTAGTAATTGAACAGCGTCCCTTAGGTGTAGCCGATTTACGAGTCGAGCATCGCGCCCAGGAATGGCAGGAATTAGCACTGAAATGCCAAATTCAGGGAACAATTATCCTCCCAATTCGCCATCAGGACCGCTGTTTGGGCCTAGTGTTACTTGGCTCAGAACGCTGGGGATACTTACTGACGGGGGAAGCTAGGGCGAGACTGCTAATCGTGATGGGTGAACTAGGCGCTCTACTTTATCACAATGAAATAAATTGCCAGCAACAGCAAACTAAGCACTCCGAAGAACCATTGTTAAAACTGCTGGAAAATTTAGGTAGTTTAAATAACCTAGATAAAAGGCTAGAAGCAGCAGTAGCAGCAACCCATCAATTTGTCTCACCTACTCGGACAGCAATTTACTGGTTTGAACGACAAGGGCGCTATTTTTGGTGTCGAATGAGCAATCAGCTAGTCAACATGGGGCGTGAATCCCAACCCCAGCAATCAGTGGTGGGCATCACAGTACAGGATTTAAGCGAATTTTATTATGCTTTAGCAGTCAATCAAATTGTCTGGATTGGTGAGTCACGCAGTTCCCTCAATAGCCATGTTACAGGTAAATTATTACAACGCCTACGGGTGCGATCGCTATTGGCAGCCCCCATCATTTGGCAAAAAGACCTGCTAGGTTTTCTGGCGGTGGAAGGCTACAAACCCCGGATTTGGACAGATACTGACAAAAATTTCGTCCAAGGTGCTGCGGGGTTAATCTCTTTAGTTGCTCCCAATGACAGTATGGAAAGCACTATTAAACAAATTACAGAAGATGCTGAGTTAACTAACCAAATTGCCCAAGCCATTTATAGCGAGCAAGACCTCCACGAAACACTATACATCTGTGCCAAAAAAGTTTTAGTGAGACTAGCAGCCACCCGCTTTTTACTGTTGCACTACAACCCTGACCAGAATCATTATCAAATTTTTTATCAAAGCCAGCCTCAGAATCGCCGACCTTTAACTTTTGCGCTCAATGCGCTCACAGAAATAGATAAACAGCTTTTGCAGCGTGCAACTACAACGGTGGAGATTGATGACTTAGATGCAGATTTGCGGTTTTTTCACTGGCGTCCCCTATTTCTAGGAAATGGTGTGCGTTCGTTCCTAGTTTGCAACTGTGTTCAAGGTCGTTCACCAGCAACACTTTTAGTCATTACTCACGAAACCCATCACTCTTGGACAACTCTCGAAAAACAACTACTGTGGGCTGTTAGTCAGCAGATTGGTGTGATTATGCGTCAGTGGCAAATGCAATGCACTAGCGAGGAACAAGAAAGAATTTTCAGAGCTTCTCAGCAGTGTTTAAATATCCTGACACCAGCCCAGAAAGAAAAAACCGAGACGGGTGAAGTTTATCTTGAACGTGCAGCTTTAAAAGAAATAGCATCTATTCTTAGCTGTTCTTTAGCGCTACTACTCACCTGGTCGCCTGGTCAGCATCAAGTAGAAATTATCCCTGGGGTGATTGGTAATAGTCGCTTTGGGATTACTATGGATGTATCTATTTCTATCCAAACTGAAGTTTTGATCCAGTGGGCGCTGTCTCAAGATAGCTACCTAACCTTGAATGCAGATGATTTGCCCCTGGAAACGAGAAGATGGTTGAATGGGACTGGGATTGGTCAAGTTTTTGTGATGGCTTTACATACTGCCACTGCAGATGAACCCACAGGTGTCGTATTGATGGCAGCGGATCATGGTTGTTACTGGTCACAACCAAGCCTTAGTGCTGCAGAAACGCTGATTCGTCAATTAGCCTTGTATCGTCGTCAAAAACAAATCACCCAACTTTTAGATTCCACAACACAGGAATTACAACAACTCAATTGGTACAAACATCGCCGTCTAGAGGAAATCCAAAGAATGGCGACGCTGTTAATTGGTCAAATCAATGATTTAGGTATTCCTAATAGTGAACTAACAAAGACACGCCACCAGCTATTATTGCGTCAGTTAGACCACACAACCGCCTCGATTGATGGATTGATCAAACTTGAGCAGTGGCAGTTACATATGAATTGGGAAACAATGCCAATCAGCAGTTTGCTCAAGCGTTCTCTCGAAAGAATAGAAAATTTACTTAAGCAACAAAAGTTATGGGTGGGTGTACATGGTTTAGGACAAGGGGCTGATGATCAGGAGTCACCAAAAAGCGCTGCATATCTCAAAGATGCTCCAACTTTAGGCTATCAGACCTCAATGGCGATCGCTGGTGACATGATGAAAATTGAATTAGTTCTCCATGAATTGTTAGTTGCAGCCTGTCAACGTTCTCACAGTGGCGGCAGAATTGATATCTGGTGTCGCCGCTTAGATGAGCGCACACTAGATTTATCAATCACAGACAATGGCATCATTGAACCACAGCTATTAGCAGAGCTACACCAAGATACACCCAAGGATCTGCTTGCTCCTTCTACCCTCGACCAACCGCCAGGTTTGCATTTGCATATCTGCCAAAACCTCATGCAGCAGATGAGAGGAGAATTACATTTCTATCAATTACCCGATAATCGTGTAGTTAGCCGTTTGCTATTGTTGTTAGCTACTTAA
- a CDS encoding DUF2256 domain-containing protein, protein MGRARSKSDLPTKICPVCERPFTWRKKWQDCWDEVKYCSERCRRRRSEAKNETD, encoded by the coding sequence ATGGGACGCGCTCGTTCTAAATCTGATTTACCCACAAAAATCTGTCCCGTATGTGAACGTCCGTTCACCTGGCGCAAGAAATGGCAAGATTGCTGGGATGAAGTGAAATACTGCTCAGAACGTTGCCGTCGTCGGCGTTCTGAGGCTAAAAATGAGACGGATTAA
- a CDS encoding isoaspartyl peptidase/L-asparaginase has protein sequence MNLQVQPKLIIHGGAGSSLHGKGGLEAVRQALSTIVEAVYSLLISGASASEAVVHGCQLLEDNPRFNAGTGSVLQSDGQIRMSASLMDGASGRFSGVINVSRVKNPIELAQFLQNSPDRVLSDYGSGELARELQVPSYNALTDLRLHEWMQERQDNFKSTMAGVVAEPELVEASNAGRGTIGVVALDTYGNLAAGTSTGGKGFERIGRVSDSAMPAGNYATSKAGVSCTGIGEDIIDECLAAKIVVRVTDGLALKEAMQRSFVEAYENKRDFGAIALDANGAIAWGKTSEILLAAYHDGDKIGDTLEWTGSDLVGYC, from the coding sequence ATGAATTTACAGGTGCAACCGAAATTAATTATTCATGGGGGAGCTGGTAGTTCTCTCCACGGGAAAGGAGGACTGGAGGCGGTGCGCCAAGCGCTCTCTACAATAGTAGAGGCTGTGTATTCTCTGCTGATATCGGGTGCAAGTGCAAGTGAAGCGGTGGTGCATGGTTGCCAATTGTTAGAAGATAATCCTCGCTTTAATGCTGGTACTGGTTCGGTGCTGCAATCTGATGGTCAAATCCGGATGAGTGCTTCCCTGATGGATGGTGCATCAGGGCGTTTTAGTGGCGTGATTAATGTCTCACGGGTGAAAAACCCGATTGAGTTGGCGCAATTTCTCCAAAATTCCCCAGATAGAGTACTGTCAGATTATGGTTCCGGCGAACTGGCGCGGGAGTTACAAGTTCCTAGCTACAATGCTTTAACTGATTTGCGGTTGCATGAATGGATGCAAGAGCGTCAAGATAACTTTAAAAGTACGATGGCTGGGGTAGTGGCAGAACCAGAACTCGTGGAAGCTAGCAATGCTGGGCGCGGGACTATAGGCGTAGTAGCTTTAGATACTTACGGTAATTTGGCTGCTGGCACTTCCACTGGTGGTAAAGGCTTTGAGCGGATTGGGCGTGTAAGTGATTCTGCGATGCCTGCTGGTAATTATGCTACTAGTAAGGCGGGCGTTAGTTGTACAGGTATTGGGGAAGATATTATTGATGAGTGCCTAGCAGCCAAGATTGTGGTGCGGGTGACTGATGGTCTAGCCTTGAAGGAAGCCATGCAACGCTCATTTGTAGAAGCTTATGAGAATAAGCGAGACTTTGGGGCGATCGCTCTCGATGCGAATGGGGCGATCGCTTGGGGTAAAACTAGCGAAATCTTACTCGCAGCTTACCACGATGGCGACAAAATTGGCGACACCTTGGAATGGACTGGTAGCGATTTAGTCGGTTATTGCTGA
- a CDS encoding DUF29 family protein yields MEELLELKQLLEQGRVHEAMLLVDELEEMSLSDKINKIDSYGVILLIHLIKQKAEKRLNRSGEISIENAVREINKTNKRRKSGGFYLNQAELIDILEQAYPTSLKRAALEAFEGRYETEELARMVDQQEILAEALQLIQQ; encoded by the coding sequence ATGGAAGAGTTACTGGAACTTAAGCAGCTTTTAGAACAAGGCAGAGTTCATGAAGCGATGCTGTTGGTGGATGAGTTGGAAGAAATGAGCCTAAGTGACAAAATCAACAAAATTGACAGTTATGGTGTAATTCTGCTCATCCATTTAATTAAACAGAAAGCTGAAAAACGCTTAAATCGCTCTGGGGAAATTTCTATCGAAAATGCTGTGCGGGAAATTAACAAAACTAACAAGCGCCGCAAATCTGGTGGTTTTTACTTGAATCAGGCAGAATTAATCGATATTCTGGAACAAGCCTATCCAACCTCACTCAAAAGAGCGGCGCTGGAAGCCTTTGAAGGACGTTATGAAACAGAAGAACTAGCACGCATGGTGGATCAGCAAGAAATTTTAGCCGAGGCGCTGCAACTGATTCAGCAATAA
- the glmU gene encoding bifunctional UDP-N-acetylglucosamine diphosphorylase/glucosamine-1-phosphate N-acetyltransferase GlmU has protein sequence MVVVAILAAGRGTRMKSNLPKVLHTLGGRSLVERVIKSVEPLSPSRQLVIVGYQAEEVKAAMQSIPRLEFVEQTVQLGTGHAIQQLLPHLEGYTGDLLILNGDLPLIRTETLKHLLQTHQENQNAATILTAHLSDPRGYGRVFCNSENVVQQMVEDKDCTTAQKQNSRINAGVYCFNWSKLAQFLPHLQANNAQKEYYLTDAVTQVGKVMAVDVEDYQEIVGINDRLQLATATEILQTRIKEKWMVAGVTLIDPHSITIDDTVEIQPDVIIEPQTHLRGKTVIQTGSRIGPGSLIENSHLGENVTVLYSVVVDSTVDAGTKIGPYTHLRGHVQVGAACRVGNFVELKNTHIGDRTNVAHLSYLGDTTLGTKVNIGAGTITANYDGVKKHPTKIGDRTKTGANSVLVAPVTLGDDVYVAAGSTVTEDVPDNSLVIARSRQVVKPDWQKQSQ, from the coding sequence ATGGTAGTTGTAGCAATTTTGGCTGCGGGACGCGGCACACGGATGAAGTCAAACCTGCCTAAGGTTTTACATACTTTGGGTGGGCGATCGCTAGTAGAGAGAGTGATCAAAAGTGTAGAACCGCTTTCACCGTCACGGCAGTTAGTAATCGTGGGGTATCAGGCTGAAGAAGTGAAAGCAGCCATGCAGTCAATTCCCCGCTTGGAGTTTGTTGAACAAACTGTACAATTGGGCACAGGTCACGCCATCCAACAATTGCTTCCCCATCTTGAGGGCTACACTGGGGATTTGTTGATACTCAACGGCGATTTACCGTTGATTCGCACTGAAACTCTCAAACATCTCTTACAAACTCACCAAGAAAATCAGAACGCCGCCACCATCCTGACGGCACACCTGAGCGATCCTAGAGGTTACGGGCGTGTTTTTTGTAACAGTGAAAATGTTGTGCAACAAATGGTAGAAGACAAAGATTGCACCACTGCTCAAAAACAAAATTCACGTATTAATGCTGGAGTTTACTGTTTTAACTGGTCAAAATTAGCACAGTTTTTACCCCATCTACAGGCCAACAATGCTCAGAAAGAATACTACCTCACAGATGCCGTCACCCAAGTTGGCAAAGTCATGGCAGTGGATGTAGAAGATTACCAGGAAATTGTTGGTATCAACGATCGCCTGCAACTAGCAACAGCAACCGAAATTTTACAAACAAGAATCAAGGAAAAATGGATGGTGGCAGGTGTCACGCTCATTGACCCTCACAGCATCACCATTGACGATACTGTAGAAATACAGCCAGATGTGATTATTGAACCTCAAACTCACCTGCGCGGTAAGACTGTGATTCAAACGGGCAGTCGTATCGGTCCAGGGAGTCTAATTGAAAATAGCCACTTGGGTGAAAACGTTACGGTGCTGTATTCAGTAGTAGTAGATAGCACAGTGGATGCAGGAACGAAAATTGGCCCCTATACTCATTTACGCGGTCATGTGCAAGTGGGTGCAGCTTGTCGCGTCGGTAATTTTGTGGAATTAAAAAATACTCATATAGGCGATCGCACAAACGTGGCACATTTATCATATTTGGGCGATACCACTCTCGGTACTAAAGTCAATATTGGCGCAGGTACAATTACCGCCAATTATGATGGTGTGAAAAAACACCCGACAAAAATAGGCGATCGTACCAAAACTGGAGCCAATAGCGTTTTAGTCGCTCCCGTCACCTTGGGAGATGATGTCTACGTCGCTGCAGGTTCAACTGTCACAGAAGACGTTCCAGATAATTCTCTAGTGATTGCCCGTAGCCGTCAAGTAGTCAAACCAGATTGGCAAAAGCAAAGTCAGTAA
- a CDS encoding two-component system response regulator, whose amino-acid sequence MIKWKPKHTGSTAQIVDGSNPPSKVKNMGSNHALGLQNVEGESLGFSKEEIMPENPSALPSWMKAQNVNFDEDSLASRTLQTKGSKVNGFDSDVPKVLVVDDHAASRMTAVALLSMEGCEVIEAESGSVAVELVAQKQPDLILLDVMMPGMDGFEVCQILKQNELTRLIPVIFITALNDRRSRIRGIEVGADDFLTKPFDRVELAARVKSLVRQKRLNEDLDHAEQVLFSVARAIESRDPNTGDHCERLVKLGEDFGQYLNLSRYQIRDLMWGGYLHDIGKVGIPDAVLLKKGQLTPEDWQIMKQHVLIGENICQPLRTMRGVIPIIRHHHERWDGSGYPDGLKGDDIPYLAQVFQIIDIYDALTSERPYKRAFSTEEALQVIMEETNSGWRNPQLIQQFVEFIYSRQNQHE is encoded by the coding sequence GTGATTAAATGGAAACCCAAGCATACAGGCTCTACCGCACAAATTGTTGATGGGTCTAACCCCCCAAGTAAAGTGAAGAATATGGGTTCAAATCATGCCCTAGGATTGCAAAATGTAGAGGGTGAATCATTAGGCTTCTCTAAAGAAGAGATTATGCCTGAAAACCCCTCAGCATTACCTTCTTGGATGAAAGCTCAAAATGTCAATTTTGATGAGGATTCGTTAGCCTCTAGAACGCTCCAAACCAAAGGTTCTAAAGTGAATGGCTTTGATTCAGATGTGCCGAAAGTGTTAGTAGTTGATGACCATGCGGCTAGCCGCATGACTGCTGTTGCGCTTTTGTCGATGGAAGGATGCGAAGTCATTGAGGCTGAAAGTGGTTCTGTGGCTGTAGAACTAGTGGCACAAAAACAACCGGATTTGATTTTGCTGGATGTAATGATGCCCGGAATGGATGGGTTTGAAGTGTGCCAGATCCTCAAGCAAAATGAACTTACCAGGCTCATACCAGTAATTTTTATTACAGCTTTAAATGATAGGCGATCGCGTATCCGGGGAATTGAAGTTGGGGCGGATGATTTTCTCACCAAACCCTTTGACCGTGTAGAACTAGCAGCGCGTGTTAAGTCCCTAGTGCGGCAAAAGCGTTTGAACGAAGACCTAGACCATGCAGAACAAGTATTGTTTTCTGTTGCTAGGGCGATTGAAAGTCGTGACCCGAATACTGGCGACCATTGCGAACGGTTGGTAAAACTAGGAGAAGATTTTGGTCAATACCTGAATCTCTCGCGATACCAAATTCGAGATTTGATGTGGGGCGGTTATCTCCATGATATTGGTAAGGTGGGCATTCCCGACGCAGTGCTACTGAAAAAAGGCCAACTTACTCCCGAAGATTGGCAGATTATGAAACAGCACGTTTTGATCGGAGAAAATATCTGCCAGCCACTACGTACTATGCGGGGTGTAATTCCCATTATTCGTCATCATCATGAACGCTGGGATGGATCGGGCTACCCTGATGGGCTGAAAGGCGATGATATTCCCTATTTAGCACAAGTATTTCAAATTATTGATATTTATGATGCGCTGACCAGTGAACGACCCTATAAAAGGGCTTTTAGCACAGAAGAAGCACTCCAAGTGATCATGGAAGAAACCAACTCAGGTTGGCGTAATCCCCAATTAATACAGCAGTTTGTCGAGTTTATTTACTCTCGCCAAAACCAGCATGAGTAA
- a CDS encoding tRNA (5-methylaminomethyl-2-thiouridine)(34)-methyltransferase MnmD — MTNDFIPQPTADGSFTFTSREFGESFHSHYGAKQESFLKFVAPTQLAGRAHQPVLRLLDICYGLGYNTAAALQTIWAVNPNCEVEVIGLEINPSVPQAAIAHHLFDNWDYEYTEILTQLAFEERVLSDRLKATLLIGDARDLIRQVHQLGFQADAIFLDPFSPPQCPQLWTIEFIQQISLCLHVDGILATYSCAAAVRAALLATGLQIGSTPPVGRRTPGTVAAQIRGGRNAKAQFPPSPTLPLLASSTLSQEEKEHLLTRAAIPYRDPNLNDSADVIVTRRQQEQQTSLLEPTSRWRKRWLRGDESADI, encoded by the coding sequence ATGACAAATGACTTCATACCACAACCAACAGCAGATGGTTCCTTCACTTTTACTTCTAGAGAGTTTGGCGAATCATTTCATAGCCATTACGGAGCGAAGCAGGAAAGTTTTCTCAAGTTTGTGGCTCCTACTCAATTAGCTGGGCGTGCCCATCAACCAGTTTTACGACTGTTAGATATTTGTTATGGTTTAGGATACAACACAGCGGCGGCTTTACAAACTATTTGGGCAGTAAATCCCAATTGTGAGGTCGAGGTCATAGGGTTAGAAATAAATCCATCTGTCCCACAGGCGGCGATCGCTCATCACTTATTCGACAATTGGGACTATGAATATACGGAAATTTTAACCCAGCTAGCGTTTGAAGAGCGAGTATTAAGCGATCGCCTCAAAGCAACGCTATTAATTGGCGATGCTAGAGATTTAATTAGACAGGTACATCAGTTAGGTTTCCAGGCTGATGCAATTTTTCTCGATCCCTTTTCACCCCCCCAATGTCCCCAGTTATGGACTATTGAATTTATCCAGCAAATTTCTCTGTGTTTACACGTAGATGGGATTCTAGCTACTTATTCCTGTGCTGCTGCTGTCCGCGCGGCCTTATTAGCAACTGGGTTACAAATAGGTTCTACTCCGCCGGTAGGTAGACGAACACCCGGTACTGTAGCAGCCCAGATTAGAGGGGGGAGAAATGCAAAGGCACAATTTCCCCCCTCTCCCACTCTCCCCCTCTTAGCCTCGTCTACTCTTTCCCAAGAAGAAAAAGAGCATTTGCTGACACGTGCTGCTATTCCTTACCGTGACCCAAACTTGAATGATTCTGCTGATGTCATAGTCACACGGCGACAACAAGAGCAACAAACTTCTTTACTAGAACCTACTTCCCGTTGGCGAAAACGATGGCTACGGGGAGATGAGAGTGCTGATATTTAA